Part of the candidate division KSB1 bacterium genome is shown below.
ATTGGCAAAACCATTTCCATATTTGACAGTTTCGCCAGCTTCTCACAAAACAGGGGTAATTGATCGTTTCGAAAAGCGCGTGAGGTTAAAGTAACTTTTTCCGCTTGCTCTTTAAGCGCCGCGAGAATCCTGGGATGACAATGGCCTTGATTCACAGCGGAGTAGGCGCTCAGGCAATCGAGATAGCGCTTTCCCTTGACGTCATAAACCCAAACACCTTCCGCTTTTGCAATGACAATGTCAAGCGGGTGATAATTATGAGCGCCGTATTTGTCTTCAAGAGCAATAAAATCTTCAGTTGTTTTTATCACTTTTGTTTCTCCTTAAAAATAATGGTGGTTCGCTGTGCAAGTTTCAGAGGCCAACGTCTGGCCGGAGAATAATTTAAAAAAAACTTCATAATTTTCAAAACGAATTTATGTTTTCAATATACTTTTTTATTGCCAGATTCGTCCCATTCCTGAAAAAGCGCCTGACATTCTTTTTTCATAAAATCACTAACG
Proteins encoded:
- a CDS encoding aminotransferase class III-fold pyridoxal phosphate-dependent enzyme — encoded protein: MKTTEDFIALEDKYGAHNYHPLDIVIAKAEGVWVYDVKGKRYLDCLSAYSAVNQGHCHPRILAALKEQAEKVTLTSRAFRNDQLPLFCEKLAKLSNMEMVLP